A DNA window from Bradyrhizobium sp. CCBAU 53421 contains the following coding sequences:
- a CDS encoding adenylate/guanylate cyclase domain-containing protein, producing MQQIAEWLEKLGLGQYALRFAENGIDVGVLPELTDEDFDRLGVLLGHRRKMLRAIADFNQAELIAAPVSSHDAERRHLTVMFCDLVGSTALSARLDPEDMWEVIRAYRAACARVIATYDGVVARFIGDGILAYFGYPRAHEDDAERAVRAGLDVIAAIGKLETRADEGVAVRIAIASGLVVVGDLVAGGASEEQALVGDAPNIAARLQSLAEPGVVVVASSTRRLLGNLFTLRNLGRREVKGISEPIAVWAVEGEPASESRFEAVRTARSIGFVGRKAEIEFALSRQQLAWQGHGQAVLISGEAGIGKSRIVAMLSDGLASGTHRRVRYQCSPYHTNSALHPFVAQLERAAGIRVEDVPEQKLDKLEAMLALGTQHVPSVTPLIAALLSIPTGDRYPPLGLSPAQQRRQTFAALLDQLEGLARQQPVLVVCEDMHWADATSLELLDLAVDRIRGLPILMLMTFRPEFEPPWAGLANVSLLRLDRLDRQDTRALIEQVTVGRLLPGEMMTQIIERTDGVPLFVEELTKMVMESGLLVENAGRYRLDSPLPPLAIPATLQDSLMARLDRLAPVKEVAQIGAAIGREFSYALLRSVAGRDDLTLAAALAQLEEAELLLRRGTPPDASYSFRHALVQEAAYESLLKSRRQLLHKQIGDVLRAKFAEIAEIEPEVVAYHFTEAGLGQTALAWWRKAGQQALKRSAYCEAIAHLGKAVAIADELPDEPGRMIGRLHLQIAYGRALRGSLGHSAPETVAAWTRARRFASDIDDPIELAPIQSGLFNACLTHGELAPMRELAEAIMGAAERHPDSPVATIVAGWTSGVTCWFAGDYLNARVHLERAFAAYATEPDPATLKASTLDLPFVIMRFLALVLWPRGEIDRARQLAGAAVSVSGEQRALARANALVHKAVFDGLCGSRLRQTETILALGLAQDHTMPLYVAAGTYLNGLAKWRAGDLAAGLAEMQRGWTLLHENDCYLCDPFWGLQIAVANAEAGHVEAGLDIINELIDATEQSGQHWLDAELYRVLGELRSRRDTPDISGAEDAFRRAIEIARRQQTKTFELRSALGLARLCSRSDRADEMSQLLSPVLASFDAALDLAEIDDAQKLLTQARWRPDRNSRAS from the coding sequence ATGCAGCAGATTGCGGAATGGCTCGAGAAGCTGGGGCTTGGGCAATACGCGCTGCGTTTTGCCGAGAACGGCATCGACGTTGGTGTTCTTCCCGAATTGACGGATGAAGACTTCGACAGGCTCGGAGTCCTGCTCGGCCATCGCCGCAAGATGCTGCGTGCCATCGCCGATTTCAATCAAGCCGAACTGATCGCCGCGCCGGTTTCATCGCACGATGCAGAGCGACGCCATCTCACCGTGATGTTTTGCGACCTGGTCGGCTCGACGGCGTTGTCGGCTCGTCTCGATCCCGAGGATATGTGGGAAGTGATCCGCGCCTATCGCGCGGCCTGTGCGCGGGTAATCGCGACATATGATGGCGTCGTTGCCAGATTTATCGGCGACGGCATCCTCGCATATTTCGGCTACCCGCGTGCGCATGAAGACGATGCGGAGCGCGCAGTGCGCGCCGGCCTCGACGTCATCGCCGCGATCGGCAAGCTCGAGACCCGAGCCGACGAGGGGGTCGCGGTGCGGATCGCAATTGCGAGCGGGCTCGTCGTGGTCGGCGACCTCGTCGCCGGCGGGGCGTCGGAGGAGCAGGCGCTGGTCGGCGATGCGCCGAACATCGCCGCGCGGCTGCAGAGTTTGGCGGAGCCGGGCGTGGTCGTCGTTGCCTCCTCGACACGCCGGCTGCTCGGCAATCTGTTCACGCTTCGCAACCTCGGCCGCCGCGAGGTCAAGGGTATCTCCGAGCCGATCGCGGTGTGGGCTGTCGAGGGCGAGCCGGCATCGGAAAGCCGCTTCGAGGCGGTGCGGACCGCGCGCTCGATCGGCTTCGTCGGCCGCAAGGCGGAGATCGAATTCGCGCTGTCGCGTCAGCAACTGGCGTGGCAGGGCCACGGCCAGGCGGTGCTGATATCGGGCGAAGCGGGGATCGGCAAATCACGCATCGTGGCGATGCTCTCCGACGGCCTCGCGTCCGGGACGCACCGCCGTGTGCGGTATCAATGTTCGCCCTATCATACCAATAGCGCGCTGCATCCCTTCGTCGCCCAGCTCGAGCGTGCCGCCGGCATCCGCGTGGAAGATGTGCCGGAGCAGAAGCTGGACAAGCTCGAGGCCATGCTGGCGCTCGGGACGCAGCATGTGCCCAGCGTGACACCGCTGATCGCGGCGCTGCTGTCGATCCCGACCGGCGACCGCTATCCGCCGCTCGGCCTGAGCCCGGCGCAGCAGCGGCGGCAGACATTCGCAGCGCTGCTCGACCAGCTCGAGGGCCTTGCCCGGCAGCAGCCGGTGCTCGTCGTCTGCGAAGACATGCATTGGGCCGATGCCACGTCGCTCGAATTGCTCGACCTCGCGGTCGACCGGATCAGGGGACTGCCGATCCTCATGCTGATGACGTTCAGGCCAGAGTTCGAACCGCCGTGGGCGGGGCTTGCCAATGTCAGCCTGCTGCGGCTGGACCGGCTCGACCGGCAGGACACGCGCGCCCTGATCGAGCAGGTGACTGTCGGCCGGTTGCTGCCCGGCGAGATGATGACACAGATCATCGAGCGGACGGATGGTGTCCCACTGTTCGTCGAGGAGCTGACCAAGATGGTCATGGAGTCGGGGCTGCTCGTCGAGAATGCCGGACGCTACCGCCTCGACAGTCCGCTGCCGCCGCTGGCGATCCCGGCGACGCTGCAGGACTCGCTGATGGCCCGCCTCGACCGCCTGGCGCCGGTCAAGGAGGTGGCGCAGATCGGCGCAGCGATCGGCCGTGAGTTCTCATACGCGCTGCTACGCAGCGTGGCCGGTCGCGATGATCTGACGCTTGCCGCGGCGCTCGCCCAGCTCGAGGAGGCGGAGTTGCTGTTGCGTCGGGGCACGCCGCCGGATGCGAGCTACAGCTTCAGGCACGCATTGGTCCAGGAAGCGGCTTACGAGAGCCTGCTCAAGAGCCGCCGGCAATTGCTCCACAAGCAGATCGGCGATGTGCTGCGCGCCAAGTTTGCCGAGATCGCCGAGATCGAGCCGGAAGTGGTTGCGTATCATTTCACCGAGGCAGGGCTCGGCCAGACTGCGCTGGCGTGGTGGCGCAAGGCCGGTCAGCAGGCGCTGAAGCGCTCGGCCTATTGCGAGGCGATCGCACATCTCGGCAAGGCGGTCGCCATCGCCGATGAACTGCCCGACGAGCCGGGTCGGATGATCGGCCGGCTGCATCTGCAAATCGCCTACGGTCGCGCGCTGCGCGGCAGTCTTGGGCACAGCGCCCCCGAGACGGTGGCCGCCTGGACGCGCGCCCGGCGGTTCGCCTCTGACATCGACGATCCAATCGAACTGGCGCCGATCCAGTCGGGCCTCTTCAACGCCTGCTTGACCCACGGCGAGCTCGCGCCGATGCGGGAGTTGGCGGAGGCGATCATGGGCGCGGCGGAGCGGCATCCGGATTCGCCGGTGGCGACGATCGTCGCGGGCTGGACCAGCGGGGTGACCTGCTGGTTTGCGGGCGACTATCTGAATGCGCGCGTCCATCTCGAGAGGGCGTTCGCTGCCTATGCGACCGAGCCGGATCCGGCAACGTTGAAGGCATCGACGCTCGATCTGCCGTTCGTCATCATGAGGTTCCTGGCGCTCGTGCTTTGGCCGCGCGGCGAGATCGATCGAGCCCGGCAGCTCGCGGGCGCAGCAGTGAGCGTCTCCGGGGAACAGCGTGCGCTCGCGCGCGCCAATGCGCTGGTTCACAAGGCCGTTTTCGACGGGCTGTGCGGCAGCCGGTTGCGGCAGACCGAGACGATCCTCGCGTTGGGACTGGCGCAGGATCACACCATGCCGCTGTATGTCGCCGCCGGCACTTATCTCAATGGTTTGGCGAAGTGGCGTGCCGGCGACCTGGCGGCAGGTCTCGCGGAGATGCAGCGCGGCTGGACATTGCTTCACGAGAACGACTGCTACCTCTGTGATCCCTTCTGGGGACTGCAGATCGCGGTGGCGAATGCGGAGGCGGGGCATGTCGAGGCGGGGCTCGACATCATCAACGAGTTGATCGACGCAACGGAGCAGTCCGGGCAGCACTGGCTCGATGCCGAGCTGTATCGCGTGTTGGGCGAGCTGCGGTCGCGTCGCGACACCCCAGACATTTCCGGTGCCGAGGATGCTTTCCGCCGCGCTATCGAGATTGCGCGAAGGCAGCAGACGAAGACGTTCGAATTGCGCAGCGCGCTGGGACTTGCACGTCTTTGCAGTCGCAGCGATCGGGCAGACGAGATGTCTCAATTGTTGTCGCCGGTGCTCGCCAGCTTCGATGCGGCGCTCGATCTTGCCGAAATCGACGACGCACAGAAACTGCTCACACAGGCGCGTTGGCGGCCCGACCGCAACTCGCGCGCGTCTTGA
- a CDS encoding Crp/Fnr family transcriptional regulator — protein sequence MSISGGSRNRLLATLSPADLDLLRPELETVALEQDEVLARAGDEIDYVYFPHSGAVLLMIDMADGHTVATGVVGNEGAVGSLSVLGASPSGITAVVRAAGMASRVPASRFHAAFGRSPGIRQAIQKHVRAMLIQFQLGSACNALHPVEARMARWLLQLRERVDSDVLPLTQHALSQILGVRRTTVTLLMGNLRKRGAIRSDQRGRIEIDRGRLVAAACECHRVMRLEAEEIFSGDKARTPGMAPADDPRISEIEADDTV from the coding sequence GTGAGCATTTCCGGCGGAAGTCGTAATCGTCTTCTAGCAACATTGTCGCCGGCGGATTTGGACCTCCTGAGGCCCGAGCTGGAGACTGTCGCGCTCGAACAGGACGAGGTCCTGGCGCGCGCCGGCGACGAGATCGACTACGTCTACTTTCCTCACAGCGGCGCGGTCTTGTTGATGATCGACATGGCGGATGGGCACACGGTCGCGACCGGTGTGGTCGGAAACGAAGGGGCCGTGGGCAGCCTTTCGGTGCTCGGAGCGTCACCGTCAGGCATCACCGCAGTCGTCCGTGCTGCCGGTATGGCCTCGCGGGTTCCCGCGTCGCGCTTTCATGCCGCTTTCGGCCGCAGTCCCGGGATCCGGCAGGCGATCCAAAAGCACGTCAGGGCGATGCTGATCCAGTTTCAGCTTGGCTCCGCCTGCAATGCACTCCATCCGGTCGAGGCGCGGATGGCGCGTTGGCTGCTCCAGCTTCGCGAACGCGTCGACAGCGACGTCCTCCCGTTGACCCAGCACGCGCTTTCGCAAATCCTGGGCGTACGGCGAACAACGGTGACGTTGCTGATGGGCAATCTGCGCAAGCGCGGTGCGATCAGGTCCGATCAACGCGGCCGGATCGAGATCGACCGGGGACGGCTGGTGGCGGCGGCGTGCGAATGCCATCGCGTCATGCGTCTTGAGGCCGAGGAGATTTTCTCGGGTGACAAGGCTCGAACTCCAGGAATGGCTCCGGCCGACGATCCCCGCATCTCGGAAATCGAGGCGGACGACACCGTGTGA
- a CDS encoding TetR family transcriptional regulator, with protein MPDTLTKSEGLRERNRRETLQRITDVGMELFLANGFDATTLDEIAAAAGISRRTFFYYFKSKDDILLAHIAGYDDALKASIRDHAAAGAPIDVVRDALLDISARFQTSRTVAISRLIRDSEVLSSRRHRNDLHREQVVYETLCELWPGKDRRDRLRLVAMAASGALRIAVDAWLEQGGRRQLTKYVQEAFANLKAAI; from the coding sequence ATGCCCGACACATTGACGAAATCCGAAGGACTGCGCGAGCGAAATCGTCGGGAGACGCTGCAACGCATCACCGATGTCGGCATGGAGCTGTTTCTGGCCAACGGCTTCGATGCGACGACGCTGGATGAGATCGCGGCGGCGGCCGGCATCTCGCGCCGGACCTTCTTCTACTATTTCAAGAGCAAGGACGACATCCTGCTCGCTCATATCGCCGGCTATGACGATGCGCTGAAGGCATCGATCCGCGACCATGCCGCCGCCGGCGCGCCGATCGACGTCGTCCGTGACGCCCTGCTGGACATCTCCGCCCGCTTCCAGACCTCGCGGACCGTTGCGATCTCGCGCCTGATCCGCGACAGCGAAGTGCTGAGCTCCCGCCGGCACCGCAACGACCTGCACCGGGAGCAGGTCGTCTACGAGACGCTGTGCGAATTATGGCCGGGCAAGGACCGCCGCGACCGCCTCCGTCTCGTCGCGATGGCCGCGAGCGGTGCACTGCGCATCGCGGTCGACGCCTGGCTCGAGCAGGGCGGCAGGCGCCAGCTCACCAAATACGTCCAGGAGGCCTTCGCCAATCTGAAGGCCGCGATTTGA
- a CDS encoding LysR family transcriptional regulator, giving the protein MNWDDLRIIAAVRDEGTYAGASARLRIDETTVGRRLARIERALGLRLFEAADGVRKPTGQCDVVLAHVQAMAAHAEEIGRIGESLPGPVGRLRIASTNAIAEEVLAPRTSELLRANPGLTLQFLTSSDNVKFSRWEADLAIRLRKPDKGDFAISKLAEVRLYFFEPAAMTAGEAVTCAYPDELGGIPEMQFLRAKRLRARCVTDNVRIIHKLIQSHQAVGVLPEHSCVDLMTDRRLRATLLPKRRDVWLLVQSHLKRDAATRVTIDWLRACFQDVARGG; this is encoded by the coding sequence ATGAACTGGGATGACCTTCGCATCATCGCCGCCGTCAGGGACGAGGGCACCTATGCCGGCGCCAGCGCGCGGCTGCGCATCGACGAAACCACCGTCGGCCGCAGGCTGGCGCGGATCGAGCGTGCGCTCGGCCTGCGGCTATTCGAGGCCGCCGACGGCGTCCGCAAGCCGACCGGGCAATGCGACGTGGTGCTCGCGCACGTCCAGGCGATGGCGGCGCATGCCGAGGAGATCGGCCGGATCGGCGAAAGCCTGCCCGGCCCGGTCGGGCGGCTGCGGATCGCCTCCACCAATGCGATCGCGGAGGAAGTGCTGGCGCCGCGCACCAGCGAATTGCTGCGCGCCAATCCCGGCCTCACGCTGCAATTCCTGACGTCGAGCGACAACGTCAAGTTCTCGCGCTGGGAGGCCGATCTCGCGATCCGCCTGCGCAAGCCCGACAAGGGCGACTTTGCGATCTCCAAGCTCGCCGAGGTCAGGCTGTATTTCTTCGAGCCGGCCGCGATGACGGCGGGAGAGGCGGTGACGTGCGCCTATCCCGACGAGCTCGGCGGGATTCCGGAAATGCAGTTCTTGCGCGCGAAGCGGCTTCGCGCCCGCTGCGTCACCGACAATGTCCGGATCATCCACAAACTCATTCAGTCGCATCAGGCGGTCGGCGTGCTGCCGGAGCATAGTTGTGTGGACCTGATGACCGATCGCCGTCTGCGCGCCACGCTGCTGCCGAAGCGGCGCGACGTCTGGCTGCTGGTGCAGAGCCATCTCAAGCGCGATGCGGCGACGCGCGTCACCATCGACTGGCTGCGCGCCTGCTTCCAGGACGTCGCGCGCGGCGGGTGA
- a CDS encoding AMP nucleosidase, with the protein MSPTSPIETPPPITTEAFVDAAAAVARLEEIYERNTGFLRNRFEAYVNGVPFTTRVRAHYPFVRITTSSHARLDSRLAYGFVAGPGIHETSITRPDIFRTYLTEQIGLLIKNHGVAVEIGESNEPIPIHFAYRRDINIEAALTIADSSAFTRSLRDIFDTPDLAAMDDAIADGTFELTPGTPEPLALFRAARVDYSLRRLYHYTGTDPEHFQNFVIFTNYQFYVDAFVQSSLQRLASGEQGLEAFVAPGNVITRNALAGGGTIGAASERVPQMPAFHLVEPGYRGITLINIGIGPSNARNITDHVAVLRPHAWLMIGHCAGLRNTQRLGDYVLAHGYVREDHVLDHELPLWVPIPALAEMQVALEEAVGEVTGLTGFELKRLMRTGTVASVDNRNWEISGPQVIRRMSQSRAVALDMESAAIAANGYRFRVPYGTLLCVSDKPLHGEIKLAGMASEFYRQRVGQHLQIGLKALERLKQQESERLHSRKLRSFAEVAFQ; encoded by the coding sequence ATGTCCCCGACGTCCCCCATCGAAACCCCTCCGCCGATCACGACCGAAGCATTCGTCGATGCCGCGGCTGCCGTCGCCCGTCTCGAGGAGATCTACGAGCGCAACACCGGTTTCCTGCGCAACCGCTTCGAGGCCTATGTCAACGGGGTGCCGTTCACGACGCGGGTGCGGGCGCATTACCCGTTCGTCCGCATCACGACCTCGTCGCATGCCCGACTGGATTCCCGTCTCGCCTATGGTTTCGTCGCGGGGCCCGGCATCCACGAGACCAGCATCACGCGGCCGGATATCTTCCGGACCTATCTCACCGAGCAGATCGGGCTCCTGATCAAGAACCACGGCGTGGCGGTCGAGATCGGCGAATCGAACGAGCCGATTCCGATCCATTTCGCCTACCGGCGCGATATCAACATCGAGGCCGCGCTGACCATCGCCGACAGCTCGGCGTTCACGCGGTCGCTGCGCGACATATTCGATACGCCCGACCTTGCGGCAATGGACGATGCGATTGCCGACGGCACGTTCGAACTCACGCCGGGGACGCCCGAGCCGCTGGCGTTGTTCCGTGCCGCGCGGGTCGATTACTCGCTGCGCAGGCTCTATCACTACACCGGCACCGATCCCGAGCATTTCCAGAATTTCGTGATCTTCACCAACTACCAGTTCTATGTCGACGCCTTCGTGCAATCGAGCCTGCAGCGTCTTGCTTCGGGCGAGCAAGGCCTCGAAGCATTCGTCGCGCCCGGCAATGTCATCACGCGCAACGCGCTGGCCGGTGGCGGCACCATCGGGGCCGCATCGGAGCGCGTGCCGCAGATGCCGGCGTTCCATCTCGTCGAGCCCGGCTATCGCGGCATCACCCTGATCAATATCGGGATCGGTCCGTCCAACGCGCGCAACATCACCGATCACGTCGCGGTGCTGCGGCCGCATGCCTGGCTGATGATCGGGCATTGCGCGGGCCTGCGCAACACGCAGCGGCTCGGCGACTATGTGCTGGCCCACGGCTATGTCCGCGAGGACCACGTGCTCGACCACGAGCTGCCGCTGTGGGTGCCGATCCCGGCGCTTGCCGAGATGCAGGTCGCGCTCGAGGAGGCGGTCGGCGAGGTGACCGGGCTCACCGGCTTCGAGCTCAAGCGCTTGATGCGCACCGGCACGGTGGCGAGCGTCGACAACCGCAATTGGGAGATCAGCGGGCCGCAGGTGATCCGGCGGATGTCGCAGTCGCGCGCCGTCGCGCTCGACATGGAATCGGCTGCGATCGCCGCCAACGGCTATCGCTTCCGCGTGCCCTACGGCACGCTGCTGTGCGTCTCGGACAAGCCGCTGCATGGCGAGATCAAGCTGGCGGGCATGGCGAGCGAATTCTATCGCCAGCGCGTCGGCCAGCACCTCCAGATCGGGCTGAAGGCGCTGGAGCGGCTCAAGCAGCAGGAATCCGAGCGGCTGCATTCGCGCAAGCTGCGCAGCTTTGCCGAGGTCGCGTTCCAGTAA
- a CDS encoding DUF3313 domain-containing protein, translating into MSGRRAQLSGWAAATLLGLTVAGCATATLDQAGSLRSYDNMVQSDGMLTRSQLRVSKDEVLAAKTIRIVPTVFSERTPAPFTPAQRRLVTNAADRALCAGLSERFYVVASEPADLTVHAVITHAVPTDPAAVGVSKGVSVAKTILLPGVPVPVPRIPVGLGSLSLEAEARDPAGQQKAAMVWGRAANAFDSGRMSEEGDAYGLAASFGGDFSQMLVTGVTPFGGVPSMPSMQRLGFLLGGAPKYPACEAFGRAPGLVGMIGDSAGVPPDWTDKGPVAAKVE; encoded by the coding sequence GTGAGCGGGCGAAGGGCGCAGCTCAGCGGTTGGGCCGCGGCGACGCTGCTCGGCCTGACGGTCGCCGGCTGCGCGACGGCGACGCTGGATCAGGCCGGCTCACTCCGTTCCTACGACAACATGGTGCAGTCGGACGGGATGTTGACCCGTTCGCAGCTGCGGGTGAGCAAGGACGAGGTGCTGGCGGCGAAGACGATCAGGATCGTGCCGACCGTGTTCTCGGAGCGAACGCCTGCGCCGTTCACGCCGGCGCAGCGCAGGCTCGTCACCAACGCCGCCGACCGTGCGCTGTGCGCGGGTTTGAGTGAACGCTTCTACGTGGTTGCGTCGGAGCCGGCCGATCTGACCGTTCACGCCGTCATCACGCATGCGGTGCCGACCGATCCGGCCGCCGTCGGTGTCTCCAAGGGTGTGTCGGTGGCGAAGACAATTTTGTTGCCCGGCGTGCCCGTGCCGGTCCCGCGGATTCCGGTGGGGCTCGGCAGCCTGTCGCTCGAAGCCGAGGCGCGCGATCCGGCCGGACAGCAGAAGGCGGCGATGGTCTGGGGCCGCGCGGCCAATGCCTTCGACAGCGGGCGGATGTCGGAAGAGGGCGATGCGTACGGCCTTGCGGCATCGTTCGGCGGCGATTTCAGCCAGATGCTGGTCACCGGCGTGACGCCGTTCGGCGGCGTGCCGTCGATGCCCTCGATGCAGCGGCTCGGCTTCCTGCTTGGCGGCGCGCCGAAATACCCGGCCTGCGAAGCGTTCGGACGCGCGCCGGGCCTCGTCGGCATGATCGGCGACAGCGCCGGCGTGCCGCCTGATTGGACCGACAAGGGGCCGGTCGCGGCGAAGGTGGAGTGA
- a CDS encoding glutathione binding-like protein → MLQLYFSPMACSLASRIALMEAGIDARYHMVHLWTKKVLEDDGDFHAVAPKGAVPVLVLENGEHLTESAAVLQYIADLKPELGLAPPPGHPDRYRLQEWLSFIGTEIHKGFLFPTFWYKDDASLAKPRARIGQTLSVPSAHLADREFLVGNRFTVADAHLAWALLLLRAAGVDVAQWPPLAAYLGRIQARPQVKAAIDTEMQLWKSVAA, encoded by the coding sequence ATGCTCCAGCTCTATTTCTCGCCGATGGCCTGCTCGCTCGCCAGCCGGATCGCGCTGATGGAAGCCGGCATCGACGCGCGCTATCACATGGTCCATCTCTGGACCAAGAAGGTGCTGGAAGACGACGGCGACTTCCACGCCGTCGCGCCGAAGGGCGCGGTGCCCGTGCTGGTGCTCGAGAACGGCGAGCACCTGACGGAGAGCGCGGCGGTACTGCAATATATCGCGGACCTCAAGCCCGAGCTCGGCCTCGCGCCGCCGCCCGGCCACCCGGACCGCTACCGCCTGCAGGAATGGCTGAGCTTCATCGGCACCGAGATCCACAAGGGCTTCCTGTTTCCGACCTTCTGGTACAAGGACGATGCATCGCTCGCCAAGCCGCGGGCCAGGATCGGACAGACCTTGTCGGTGCCATCAGCGCATCTTGCCGACCGCGAATTTCTGGTCGGTAACCGCTTCACGGTAGCGGACGCGCATCTCGCCTGGGCTCTGCTGCTGCTGCGCGCCGCCGGCGTCGACGTGGCGCAATGGCCGCCACTGGCCGCCTATCTCGGACGCATCCAGGCGCGGCCGCAGGTCAAGGCCGCCATCGACACCGAGATGCAATTATGGAAGAGCGTCGCGGCGTGA
- a CDS encoding cysteine hydrolase family protein, producing the protein MTAAKTLMQLAGIDLTPPRLGDSCLVLIDIQNEYLAGPLALPDAGPAIARATALLGRARESGAKIIHIAHKGAPGSLFDRSAERGVIVAPLKPRPGEIVIEKQLPNAFAGTDLNAQLAATGRKELVLAGFMTHMCVSSTARAALDLGFRTTIDADSCATRDLPDGVGGTIAAKLIHDVALAELSDRFAIIARGNALA; encoded by the coding sequence ATGACCGCAGCCAAAACACTGATGCAGCTTGCCGGCATCGACCTCACCCCGCCCCGCCTCGGCGACAGCTGCCTGGTGCTGATCGATATCCAGAACGAATATCTCGCAGGTCCCCTTGCGCTGCCCGACGCCGGCCCCGCGATCGCGCGCGCCACCGCATTGCTCGGCCGCGCGCGGGAGAGCGGCGCCAAGATCATCCACATCGCGCACAAGGGAGCGCCGGGAAGCCTGTTCGATCGCAGCGCGGAGCGCGGCGTGATCGTCGCGCCGCTCAAGCCGCGGCCCGGCGAGATCGTGATCGAGAAGCAATTGCCGAACGCCTTCGCCGGCACCGACCTCAACGCGCAGCTTGCCGCGACCGGCCGCAAGGAGCTGGTGCTGGCCGGCTTCATGACGCATATGTGCGTGAGCTCGACCGCCCGCGCCGCGCTCGATCTCGGCTTCCGCACCACCATCGATGCCGACAGCTGCGCCACCCGCGACCTGCCCGATGGTGTCGGGGGCACCATTGCCGCAAAACTCATCCACGACGTCGCGCTCGCCGAGCTGTCCGACCGCTTCGCGATCATCGCCCGCGGCAACGCCCTCGCCTGA